GAGGCTGAGTTCTACAATCTCCAGTTCAAAAAGCTGTGTTATTACTGGAGGCTcccctctctttttttttttttcgcaaTGATATATCAGTTTCCCACTAATTTTTAGATTTCGGTTTTCATTTCagcaaaattttaccattttgaAGGAATCCGACATCAAACAAAGACAGGAAGAAGATGTCACTAGAGTAGCAACTGTTCTTTCCATATCAAGAATTTTTGCAAGCATACTACTTCGTTACTACAATTGGTAATTCAGTTTGTGTTAGTCCTCATTGGGGTACCTTTTTTTGTCGCTGTATTAACTGATCATACCTTCTTCGATTGTTCCAAACGTTCATTTCTGCACTATGTTTGTATATGTTAGATTTTCACTGCATTGTATATTAATATACTCAAGAGAGGAGTTGGTGTTGCAGGAGTGTCAGTAGAGTGCATGATGCATGGTTTGCTGATGAAGAACAAGTCAGAAAATCAGTTGGTTTGTTGGAGAAGCCAATTGTCCAGCATGATAATAATACTAGAGAGGTGAGATATGGATGCATGAGTTTCAAATAGGTCCTTTTTGAAGTCTCAGTGTTAGACATGTTTGTAACAAATACTGCCCACATGTTTAAGACACTTTTCATTTGGTGGCCAGTTAGCTTTTGTTTTGGTGATTCAGACACCTTAGCCAACACCTTTCTCACTAATTTCCCTAATAAATTGTTACatctttttaacttttagaaAAGTCAGCTTGAGATACAacagaaaatattaaaaaataatggcTCTAAGTTTTTATCATTGGTTAAGCTCACTATATAAAAAAGTGTAAAACATAGTAAGTTGTTTGAAAAAGTAAGTTTACCTCTTTTATAAGAGATTTCATATGTTTATGGATTTTTATAAAGAGACCAAGTGCTTACCTTGTAAAATGATGTCtcatgatattttatttgatgatCGTTATAGGAAAATGGTAATTATACAAGAATTACagtattatttatcaatttagatattttttttgttcatcttggttatatttcatttcatttgagTATTTTTCTGTCTTCTCATGATGTGTGTATGATGCCCTAGTCCTATATTTTGGGAATTTGTTGCATTGGGTTGGGCAGTCTGTGTTGAGTCAAGTGGCCATGGCAGAGTCTGAGGCTATGAGCCTTATAGGTTTTAGACTTGGTCAATTAGTTGTTGgatttgatttcattttctcctttttctttggCTCTGTTtgtatttaactatttttattttcatttttctgtgGCCAGCTTACTTGCGGTATCTGTTTTGAAAATTATCCTCGGGCTAGAATTGAAATGGCTTCCTGTGGTCATCCCTACTGTATCTCATGCTGGGAAGGTGCTTCTTGTGTGATATTACTCTGACCCTTTTGTGATCTCAGATATAATGTAGCATCTAGTGATAAAACGCATTTTGGCTTTGGttacaattttctttattttatttttttaattgtgtggaTGGGTGTGGGTAGTGGCAGGCAGCTTAGAAGATTTACTGTATATATTGTTTAATGTCCTTCTGttaccatttttctttttctatcataTTACGATCTTCTGTGCTTTTTGACATGCTAGGCTATATCAGCACATCCATTAGTGATGGTCCCGGATGTTTGATGCTGAGATGTCCTGATCCCACTTGTGGTGCTGCTGTCGGTCAAGATATGATTAGTCTTCTAAAATCTGATGAAGATAAGCAGAAATATGCACGTTATCTTCTTAGGTCATACATTGAAGACAATAAGAAGGTGTGTcctagatatggaattatgaagtGGATAGTGAGTGAAGGGGATATTCACTTTCTTTTGTACCGTCGACTATGTTTTTCTGATTCATTTTCATAACATGTTCACAATTGTGTCCATGTTGAATAAAGTGTTTTGCGTATTTATGTTACTCTAGCTAAACATGAGAGCCTGATTATCTCagtatttttttacttaaaaatcatTTCAGAAGTTTTGGGTTGtttgtttaaatctttttagaaaaaaaaaataaaacagaatttgaaaagaaaacttaaatttcTGATTATTTTGAGAAGCTGTTTCGAGTTGTAGTTACAAGTTTATAATTGCCTGTTCATCAACAGTATGCTTTCTAGTTGTAACGGAATGGAAGAAAACTTCTGTTTTTTGTAAAATCTCTCTTTTATACATTCCTGAAAGAACTTCCCAAAGGTTTAACAAACGGAccctaaatttataaattatgtaGTTAATGGTTCACTATTTATCTACTGTGATAATATTCAACTCTACTTTTCTTaatcattattaatatatatcttCCATTGTATGATTGTCGTAATAATTTTATTGGTTTTCTTTGTTCTGTCCAGTCCAAGTGGTGTCCTGCTCCAGGTTGTGAATGTGCTGTCACTTTTGATGCTGTTAGTGTTGGGAATTACGATGTCTCTTGCCTCTGTTCATATAGTTTTTGTTGGAATGTACGTTGTGTATAGATTTTTCAGATTTTCATAGTTTTgagttttagattttttttatttatttagccAACTGATGTGTAATTGGATCGACAGTGCACTGAGGAGGCTCATCGTCCAGTAGACTGTGGGACTGTGGCAAAGTGGATTTTGAAGAACAGTGCAGAATCTGAAAACATGAATTGGTAGAGATTTCTGAGTTttgataacaatttttttagtagTTTAAATAATGCGATGCTCTCTAGAACTATAGATATCTAATTTCAAAAAAATGGACACTTTTAATGTAGAGTATTTTGAGGGGTGAAAGTTGTCACAAATTTTATGCTTGAATCAGGTTATATGATGGCTAAGGGGTGTGATTCCATCAATTGAaggagagaaagaaataaaatacaCAATAGTGTTTACTTAATATATGGGTTTTCCTTGCAAATTGTCCAGAACAATTCATAATGTGTGGACTATTAGGAATTGGGATCGTATATGGGTAATGTTTAACGAACCACAGAGACTCTCCTAATATCCACCTGTCACATGAGGTTAATAGTTAAATATGATTGTATACAGCTGTCAATTTGTGCTTGTGACACTAATGGTTAAATATGTCTTGTAAGTAGTTAAAAATGTGTTCAGGTTATTGAAATGCTTAACTTTACCTCACAAGTGCTTGAAAGTAAATGAGTTTGTATGTGATTATTAACATGTACTTGTGATACTAATGGTTAAATAATCTTCTTCACAAGTGGTTAGTTGTGTAATGGTTATAGTGGTTAACTGTCTGGGTGGACAATTTCCAACGGGATGAGTATAGTTTTTCATCTCCTTCATGATCCTCGAATTTTCTCTATGTGCTACATTTATGTAACTAGTTAAGAAACCGGTGCTTTTTTGGGTATTTGAGACCTCATAGATTAAGCTTTCTGTTGATATGATGAATTTCAGGATACTTGCTAATTCAAAGCCATGTCCCAAGTGCAAGCgaccaattgaaaaaaatcaaggGTGCATGCACATGACTTGCACACCGCCCTGTAAATATGAGTTTTGCTGGTATGCATTCTCTTCCCTTTTCCCCCTTTATAATTAACAAATTACATGCTTCATTCTTTTTCCCCTTCTAAGCATTTGACAAAAAACAAGGGTATTTTGGATAGTTGAGACTTGAGAGAACCTATGCTTTTTGTTGATAGAATAAATTTTAGGACACTTGACAAtttaaagcattttttttaatatcatttttgttGAAGGTTGGATCATGAAAACAGTGGTGGTGTTTATTTTCTTACTGGGGAAgagatataaatttaaatagtgaGGGGGGCCTTGTTTTCAAATGGTTTGAGcatatatgaatttaaaatattttatctacaCAGGCTATGCCTTGGTGTATGGTCAGACCACGGTGAAAGAACTGGGGGTTTTTATGCTTGCAATCGCTATGAAACAGCTAAACAAGAAGGAGTGGTAAGGGACATAATAGTACACTACTCCCAATTCAGGTTTCTGGCTATAATTAGCTCACTGTTCCCTCCACATCTATTGGGATGATGGTATTTGCTTATGAGTTAAATTTTGTTCTGTGTAGTATGATGATACTGAAAGAAGAAGGGAAATGGCAAAGAATTCACTGGAGAGATACACACATTATTATGAGCGGTGGGCCAGCAATCAATCTGTATGCACCACTTACTGTTCAGTAGTCGCGTTCTAGGGATTTGACTTCAGCAATTTCTGAATTTATTCTtccataatttatattttgctTGTATTTCTGCAATCTTGAGAGCTAAATTATTAGTCCAGTGTTATTTCAGTATGTTATGCTTTATTTGTCATAATCTTCGTATTATGTCAATGTTGGATTGTTGGGtatttagattaaaaaagaaaCCTATCAATTTTACCTACCTAACTACTTAAGCTTTTTGGAATATCAGTTTCTTAGTGTCTGTAGCCAAATCATCTAAAGTTCCATCCTCAGTGTTCTCTTTCAACTAAAAAGAAGTTAAATTTCAGCATTAGATAGGCGGgtttattcattttctatgcTTCAAATCTAACTGAAGTTGTCTTGGGTGATTGGGTATGTTAGAGATGTAATACCAAAAAAACATCTTCTGTCCTTGACAGTGTTGTGCCTCTGATTTAATGAGGAGTGTTTTAAGAGGATTTTAGTTTGTATGAAGAAGACTGCTAGCTGGATAATTTTAAGTGGTTTATACTTTATATGCTACGGACATTGATTTGTTCTCCATTCTCTACTTTAAGCTGTATTCTGTAGCATTGTTACTTTATCTGGGTATATGCATCTTAAACCCAAGAATATTTCTTACGTGATTATAAGTATTAATATAACAGTGCAATATGGTTCTTCTTGTGTACAGTCAAGGCAAAAAGCTCTTGCAGATCTGCAGCAGATGCAAACTGTTCATGTAAGTTATATATATCTGTCATCTTCAGCCATATTGtttgcaaaaaaaattcttagcTTGCATGTAATTTTGGCACTTCACGTAGCATGGAGCCTTCACATTAGGTGCGTTAGAATGTAATTTTTGGCAACTGAAAAAACATTGTTTgcacttttaatatatatgttttcatgAATATGCACTCTCTAACACAGTACTGTAGTAGCTCACTTTTCCATGTCATAAGCCTAAAtctatctataatatttttctgttatttgCTCACAAGTCCTCTCTCTATTTTTGGCTTGCAGATTGAGAAGCTTAGTGACATACAGTGTCAGCCTGAGTCACAGCTTAAGTTTATTACGGAGGCCTGGCTACAagtaatttattgtttttttaatgttttgttcAGTTTGATTTGTAGTATTATCTAAAGCTTTAACAGGGTTTTGATTGTAAAATTAGACCAGTTCATCTGCCCGTGGCAGATAGTTTCAAATGCTTTAGCTAGTCATTAAACATTTCAACAATTTTCTGAAACTGGTGATTTTGTGAGAACTTTTAGTGCTAGTaatctttttacatttttctttgttattattAGAACTGTAGGGAAATTCAATGTCAGCAGGCccattatttcataaaattcattttgGGGGTGAAATAGATGGCTTCCTTCCTAGTAAGTGTTTCAATGTTTTCAGATAATTGAATGTAGAAGAGTACTGAAATGGACATACGCATACGGGTTCTACTTACCCGAGCATGAGCTTGCGAAAAAACAGTTCTTTGAGTACTTACAAGGTTCTATTTTTCAACTTGAATTTAGTTATAAATGTTTGTTCTGATTCCTCTGTAAAACATACTCAACTATAATTTGTTTTCAGGTGAAGCAGAATCTGGCCTGGAGAGACTTCATCAATGTGCAGAAAAGGAACTTCAGCCATTCCTATGTGCTGATGAGCCATCTAGAGAATTCAATGACTTTCGTACTAAACTAGCTGGATTGACTAggtatatattaaatatgttttgttaaGCATTTGCCTTGAATTCgggtttttatttattcatgatCTGTTTGGCTAAAGATTCATTTTCTGGTACAAATGTTTTGACAGTGTGACTAGAAACTACTTTGAGAATTTGGTAAGGGCGTTAGAGAATGGTTTATCTGACGTGGATAGTAATGGAGCTTCCTTCAGCAGAGCAACGAGCTCAAAAAATGCTGCTGGTAGCAGTAAAGGGAGATCCGGAAGAGTAAAGGGAACTTTTCGAACCAGCATGTCCAGCAGAATGAATGATGATAGTCATTGGTGTTGCGAGCATTGTACCTATGCAAATGTCAAATCTGCCACAACATGCCAGATGTGCTATCAACAGCGTAGATGAAAAATCCGTTCAACATTTCAAACATTTGTGTCCTGCCCAATACCTTTTCGCCAGAAGCTTTGATGGAGTTATTCCTCAATTTGTCTTAACATATGCGGTCTCTCCGTTTTATGAGGCTCTTTAACTATGTGAACAGGATGAAATGAGTTAGGCAGAAGAAAAATTACCCTCCTATTCAATACAGCCCCAATTTGATGTATATAATGTTCTATCTTATTTACTTAACGAGGTTTTCTACTACAGCCATTTGTAACTGAACATCGTAACACATGCTGGAGATGAACACAAATATGTTTGTTTGTGCCCACCCTTTCAGGTGGTCTCTTGGCAGCTTCCAAGATACCTAGGGTTAGTCATGTGTAATAAGCTGAGTTTGATAACATTCTAAGAAATGATCAGGGACTACAATAAATGTTATACAGTATCACTTTAAATTTATGGCACCTTTGCGAACTCTTGTGGCTGTCATGTTTGATGTATGATGTATATCCAAACTAAGTCCGACCCAAAGTCGAT
The Vigna angularis cultivar LongXiaoDou No.4 chromosome 5, ASM1680809v1, whole genome shotgun sequence genome window above contains:
- the LOC108340471 gene encoding probable E3 ubiquitin-protein ligase ARI7 isoform X1, which produces MQSEDDMHDANDIDSLDDDFYSGETEDAPLDYYSDYDDEADDYFEEADRIESRRPEQNFTILKESDIKQRQEEDVTRVATVLSISRIFASILLRYYNWSVSRVHDAWFADEEQVRKSVGLLEKPIVQHDNNTRELTCGICFENYPRARIEMASCGHPYCISCWEGYISTSISDGPGCLMLRCPDPTCGAAVGQDMISLLKSDEDKQKYARYLLRSYIEDNKKSKWCPAPGCECAVTFDAVSVGNYDVSCLCSYSFCWNCTEEAHRPVDCGTVAKWILKNSAESENMNWILANSKPCPKCKRPIEKNQGCMHMTCTPPCKYEFCWLCLGVWSDHGERTGGFYACNRYETAKQEGVYDDTERRREMAKNSLERYTHYYERWASNQSSRQKALADLQQMQTVHIEKLSDIQCQPESQLKFITEAWLQIIECRRVLKWTYAYGFYLPEHELAKKQFFEYLQGEAESGLERLHQCAEKELQPFLCADEPSREFNDFRTKLAGLTSVTRNYFENLVRALENGLSDVDSNGASFSRATSSKNAAGSSKGRSGRVKGTFRTSMSSRMNDDSHWCCEHCTYANVKSATTCQMCYQQRR
- the LOC108340471 gene encoding probable E3 ubiquitin-protein ligase ARI7 isoform X2; this translates as MQSEDDMHDANDIDSLDDDFYSGETEDAPLDYYSDYDDEADDYFEEADRIESRRPEQNFTILKESDIKQRQEEDVTRVATVLSISRIFASILLRYYNWSVSRVHDAWFADEEQVRKSVGLLEKPIVQHDNNTRELTCGICFENYPRARIEMASCGHPYCISCWEGYISTSISDGPGCLMLRCPDPTCGAAVGQDMISLLKSDEDKQKYARYLLRSYIEDNKKCTEEAHRPVDCGTVAKWILKNSAESENMNWILANSKPCPKCKRPIEKNQGCMHMTCTPPCKYEFCWLCLGVWSDHGERTGGFYACNRYETAKQEGVYDDTERRREMAKNSLERYTHYYERWASNQSSRQKALADLQQMQTVHIEKLSDIQCQPESQLKFITEAWLQIIECRRVLKWTYAYGFYLPEHELAKKQFFEYLQGEAESGLERLHQCAEKELQPFLCADEPSREFNDFRTKLAGLTSVTRNYFENLVRALENGLSDVDSNGASFSRATSSKNAAGSSKGRSGRVKGTFRTSMSSRMNDDSHWCCEHCTYANVKSATTCQMCYQQRR